One segment of Anguilla anguilla isolate fAngAng1 chromosome 1, fAngAng1.pri, whole genome shotgun sequence DNA contains the following:
- the LOC118222894 gene encoding uncharacterized protein LOC118222894 isoform X2 encodes MELMKCFLAFVFSSCMIRTVVESQSVSVEPQVTAYLGGEVTLRCQFIQGGSSANATQVEWRKESFSKPLAVFHPQLGKNYSKSSGGRARFTSSSVDDASIIIININETDAGKYTCTYTTFPLGSKEATTTLTVKDKPWEHSTAVASGIVTALLLIVLIAAALCFIMMKRRQRNLTAVHGFPRCDAAPQSRSSRSSSSSSRRATRVTGREEEGVTYADMRGFRPAQGGSAILTSREGTEYAEVKRSVEGCGEVTYAQVNKR; translated from the exons ATGGagttaatgaaatgttttcttgcGTTTGTGTTCTCAAGCTGCATGATCCGCACAG TGGTTGAgagtcagtctgtcagtgttGAGCCACAGGTTACTGCCTACTTGGGGGGTGAAGTCACACTGCGTTGCCAGTTCATTCAGGGAGGCTCAAGTGCAAATGCCACACAGGTCGAATGGAGGAAGGAATCATTTTCCAAACCTTTAGCCGTTTTCCATCCTCAACTTGGTAAGAATTACTCCAAATCTTCGGGTGGACGAGCCCGTTTCACCAGCAGCTCTGTGGATGATGcttccatcatcatcattaatattaatgagacAGATGCGGGAAAGTACACCTGTACATACACCACTTTCCCTTTGGGAAGCAAGGAAGCCACCACCACACTCACTGTGAAGG ACAAACCCTGGGAGCACTCAACAGCAGTGGCGTCTGGGATTGTAACTGCCCTGCTGCTCATAGTCCTCATAGCAGCAGCACTGTGCTTCATCatgatgaagaggaggcagaG AAACCTCACTGCCGTGCATGGCTTCCCCAGATGCGACGCTGCGCCCCAGAGccgcagcagcagaagcagcagcagcagcagcaggc GGGCAACTCGGGTCActgggagagaagaggag GGCGTAACCTACGCAGACATGCGTGGGTTTCGGCCTGCCCAGGGCGGCTCTGCGATCCTGACGTCCAGGGAAGGGACGGAGTACGCTGAAGTGAAGCGCAGCGTGGAGGGGTGCGGAGAGGTCACCTACGCCCAGGTGAACAAGAGATGA
- the LOC118222894 gene encoding uncharacterized protein LOC118222894 isoform X1: MELMKCFLAFVFSSCMIRTVVESQSVSVEPQVTAYLGGEVTLRCQFIQGGSSANATQVEWRKESFSKPLAVFHPQLGKNYSKSSGGRARFTSSSVDDASIIIININETDAGKYTCTYTTFPLGSKEATTTLTVKADKPWEHSTAVASGIVTALLLIVLIAAALCFIMMKRRQRNLTAVHGFPRCDAAPQSRSSRSSSSSSRRATRVTGREEEGVTYADMRGFRPAQGGSAILTSREGTEYAEVKRSVEGCGEVTYAQVNKR; this comes from the exons ATGGagttaatgaaatgttttcttgcGTTTGTGTTCTCAAGCTGCATGATCCGCACAG TGGTTGAgagtcagtctgtcagtgttGAGCCACAGGTTACTGCCTACTTGGGGGGTGAAGTCACACTGCGTTGCCAGTTCATTCAGGGAGGCTCAAGTGCAAATGCCACACAGGTCGAATGGAGGAAGGAATCATTTTCCAAACCTTTAGCCGTTTTCCATCCTCAACTTGGTAAGAATTACTCCAAATCTTCGGGTGGACGAGCCCGTTTCACCAGCAGCTCTGTGGATGATGcttccatcatcatcattaatattaatgagacAGATGCGGGAAAGTACACCTGTACATACACCACTTTCCCTTTGGGAAGCAAGGAAGCCACCACCACACTCACTGTGAAGG CAGACAAACCCTGGGAGCACTCAACAGCAGTGGCGTCTGGGATTGTAACTGCCCTGCTGCTCATAGTCCTCATAGCAGCAGCACTGTGCTTCATCatgatgaagaggaggcagaG AAACCTCACTGCCGTGCATGGCTTCCCCAGATGCGACGCTGCGCCCCAGAGccgcagcagcagaagcagcagcagcagcagcaggc GGGCAACTCGGGTCActgggagagaagaggag GGCGTAACCTACGCAGACATGCGTGGGTTTCGGCCTGCCCAGGGCGGCTCTGCGATCCTGACGTCCAGGGAAGGGACGGAGTACGCTGAAGTGAAGCGCAGCGTGGAGGGGTGCGGAGAGGTCACCTACGCCCAGGTGAACAAGAGATGA
- the LOC118222894 gene encoding nectin-3-like protein isoform X3 yields the protein MELMKCFLAFVFSSCMIRTVVESQSVSVEPQVTAYLGGEVTLRCQFIQGGSSANATQVEWRKESFSKPLAVFHPQLGKNYSKSSGGRARFTSSSVDDASIIIININETDAGKYTCTYTTFPLGSKEATTTLTVKADKPWEHSTAVASGIVTALLLIVLIAAALCFIMMKRRQRCDAAPQSRSSRSSSSSSRRATRVTGREEEGVTYADMRGFRPAQGGSAILTSREGTEYAEVKRSVEGCGEVTYAQVNKR from the exons ATGGagttaatgaaatgttttcttgcGTTTGTGTTCTCAAGCTGCATGATCCGCACAG TGGTTGAgagtcagtctgtcagtgttGAGCCACAGGTTACTGCCTACTTGGGGGGTGAAGTCACACTGCGTTGCCAGTTCATTCAGGGAGGCTCAAGTGCAAATGCCACACAGGTCGAATGGAGGAAGGAATCATTTTCCAAACCTTTAGCCGTTTTCCATCCTCAACTTGGTAAGAATTACTCCAAATCTTCGGGTGGACGAGCCCGTTTCACCAGCAGCTCTGTGGATGATGcttccatcatcatcattaatattaatgagacAGATGCGGGAAAGTACACCTGTACATACACCACTTTCCCTTTGGGAAGCAAGGAAGCCACCACCACACTCACTGTGAAGG CAGACAAACCCTGGGAGCACTCAACAGCAGTGGCGTCTGGGATTGTAACTGCCCTGCTGCTCATAGTCCTCATAGCAGCAGCACTGTGCTTCATCatgatgaagaggaggcagaG ATGCGACGCTGCGCCCCAGAGccgcagcagcagaagcagcagcagcagcagcaggc GGGCAACTCGGGTCActgggagagaagaggag GGCGTAACCTACGCAGACATGCGTGGGTTTCGGCCTGCCCAGGGCGGCTCTGCGATCCTGACGTCCAGGGAAGGGACGGAGTACGCTGAAGTGAAGCGCAGCGTGGAGGGGTGCGGAGAGGTCACCTACGCCCAGGTGAACAAGAGATGA